One Pseudomonas sp. FP1742 genomic window carries:
- a CDS encoding ABC transporter substrate-binding protein, with protein MRHTLVLSALLGTGLLAATSISQAANGSLVFCSEGSPAGFDTAQYTTATDNDAAEPLYNRLAEFEKGATNVVPGLATRWDISEDGLKYTFHLREGVKFHTTKYFTPTRDFNADDVLFTFNRMLDPQHPFRKAYPTEFPYFNGMSLNKNIAKVEKTGPLTVVMTLNSVDAAFIQNIAMSFAAILSAEYADKLLAEGKPSEINQKPIGTGPFVFKSYQKDSNIRYSGNKQYWDPSRVKLDNLIFAINTDASVRVQKLKANECQITLHPRPADVTALKNDPKLKLIENPGFNLGYIAYNVRHKPFDQLEVRQALDMAVNKQGILNAVYQGAGQLAVNAMPPTQWSYDDTVKDAAYNPEKAKELLKAAGVKEGTEITLWAMPVQRPYNPNAKLMAEMLQADWAKIGLKVKIVSYEWGEYIKRTKNGEHDISLIGWTGDNGDPDNWLGTLYSCDAIGGNNYSMWCDPAYDKLIKQAKVVTDRDQRTVLYKQAQQYLKQQVPITPVAHSTVNQPLSAKVEGFKVSPFGRNVFSGVSIDQ; from the coding sequence ATGCGCCATACCTTGGTTTTATCCGCATTGCTGGGCACCGGCCTGTTGGCCGCCACTTCCATCAGCCAGGCCGCCAATGGCAGCCTGGTGTTCTGCTCCGAAGGCAGCCCCGCCGGCTTCGATACCGCGCAGTACACCACTGCGACCGATAACGACGCCGCCGAGCCGCTGTACAACCGATTGGCAGAGTTTGAAAAAGGCGCCACCAACGTCGTGCCAGGCCTGGCAACCCGCTGGGATATTTCCGAGGACGGACTCAAATACACGTTTCATCTGCGCGAAGGGGTGAAGTTTCATACGACCAAATACTTCACGCCGACCCGCGATTTCAACGCCGATGACGTGCTGTTCACATTCAATCGCATGCTCGATCCACAGCACCCCTTCCGTAAGGCTTACCCGACCGAGTTCCCGTATTTCAACGGGATGAGCCTGAACAAGAACATCGCCAAGGTCGAAAAGACCGGGCCACTGACCGTGGTGATGACGCTCAATAGCGTCGACGCCGCGTTCATCCAGAACATCGCCATGAGCTTCGCCGCCATTCTGTCCGCCGAGTACGCCGACAAATTGCTGGCCGAAGGCAAACCGAGCGAGATCAACCAGAAGCCGATCGGCACCGGACCGTTCGTGTTCAAGAGCTACCAGAAAGATTCCAACATCCGTTACAGCGGCAACAAGCAGTATTGGGACCCAAGCCGGGTCAAACTCGACAACCTGATTTTCGCCATCAACACCGACGCTTCGGTGCGCGTGCAGAAGCTCAAGGCCAACGAATGCCAGATCACCCTGCACCCGCGCCCCGCCGACGTGACCGCACTGAAAAATGACCCGAAACTGAAGCTGATCGAGAACCCCGGCTTCAACCTCGGTTACATCGCCTATAACGTTCGGCACAAGCCTTTCGACCAGCTCGAAGTGCGCCAGGCGCTGGATATGGCGGTGAACAAGCAAGGCATTCTCAACGCCGTCTACCAAGGCGCCGGTCAACTGGCGGTCAACGCCATGCCCCCGACCCAGTGGTCCTACGACGACACCGTCAAAGACGCCGCCTACAACCCGGAAAAAGCCAAGGAACTGCTCAAGGCTGCCGGTGTGAAGGAAGGCACCGAAATCACCCTCTGGGCCATGCCGGTCCAGCGTCCGTACAACCCCAACGCCAAACTGATGGCCGAAATGCTCCAGGCGGACTGGGCGAAGATCGGCCTCAAGGTCAAGATCGTCAGCTACGAATGGGGCGAGTACATCAAGCGCACCAAGAACGGCGAGCACGACATCAGCCTGATCGGCTGGACCGGTGACAACGGCGACCCGGACAACTGGCTCGGCACGCTGTACAGCTGCGACGCCATTGGCGGCAACAACTACTCCATGTGGTGCGATCCGGCTTACGACAAGCTGATCAAGCAGGCCAAGGTCGTCACCGACCGCGACCAGCGCACCGTGCTCTACAAACAGGCGCAGCAGTACCTCAAGCAGCAGGTACCGATCACGCCGGTCGCCCACTCGACGGTCAACCAGCCGTTGAGCGCCAAAGTCGAAGGGTTCAAGGTCAGCCCCTTCGGTCGCAACGTGTTCTCGGGCGTCAGTATCGACCAATAA
- a CDS encoding ABC transporter substrate-binding protein, giving the protein MLKHAVIPFLVGASLLASAPFAQAASNLVFCSEGSPAGFDPGQYTTGTDFDASAETMFNRLTQFERGGTAVIPGLATKWDISDDGLTYTFHLREGVKFHTTPYFKPTREFNADDVLFTFNRMINKDDPFRKAYPTEFPYFTDMGMDTNITKIDKVDDHTVKFTLKDVDAAFIQNMAMSFASIQSAEYAAQLLKEGKTADINQKPIGTGPFVFKSYQKDSNIRYTGNKDYWKPDDVKIDNLIFAITTDPSVRIQKLKKNECQITLFPRPADLKALKEDKALKMPEQAGFNLGYIAYNVMDKVKGSNEPNPLADLRVRQALDMAVNKPQIIDSVYQGAGQLAVNAMPPTQWSYDTTIKDAKYDPEKAKQLLKEAGVKEGTEIVLWAMPVQRPYNPNAKLMAEMLQSDWKKIGLNVKITSYEWGEYIKRSKGGENQAMIIGWSGDNGDPDNWLNVLFGCDSLSGNNFSKWCDKKFDGLVKEAKRTTDQAKRTELYKQAQHVLKDAVPMTPIAHSTVFQPMRANVQDFKISPFGLNSFYGVSVSK; this is encoded by the coding sequence ATGCTTAAACACGCGGTCATTCCGTTTTTAGTCGGCGCAAGCCTGTTAGCCAGCGCACCTTTCGCCCAAGCGGCGTCTAACCTGGTGTTCTGCTCCGAAGGAAGCCCGGCCGGTTTCGACCCAGGTCAGTACACCACCGGAACCGACTTCGACGCCTCTGCAGAAACCATGTTCAACCGCCTGACCCAGTTCGAGCGCGGCGGCACCGCCGTGATTCCTGGCCTGGCGACCAAGTGGGACATCTCCGATGACGGCCTGACTTACACCTTCCACCTGCGTGAAGGCGTCAAGTTCCACACCACCCCGTATTTCAAGCCGACTCGTGAGTTCAACGCCGACGACGTGCTGTTCACCTTCAATCGCATGATTAACAAGGACGACCCGTTCCGTAAGGCGTACCCGACCGAATTCCCGTACTTCACCGACATGGGGATGGATACCAACATCACCAAGATCGATAAAGTCGACGACCACACCGTCAAGTTCACCCTCAAAGATGTAGACGCCGCGTTCATCCAGAACATGGCCATGAGCTTCGCCTCGATCCAGTCCGCCGAGTACGCCGCCCAGCTGCTCAAGGAAGGCAAGACCGCCGACATCAACCAGAAGCCGATCGGCACCGGCCCGTTCGTGTTCAAGAGCTACCAGAAAGACTCCAACATCCGCTACACCGGGAACAAGGATTACTGGAAGCCTGATGACGTGAAGATCGACAACCTGATCTTCGCCATCACCACCGACCCGTCGGTACGTATCCAGAAGCTGAAGAAGAACGAGTGCCAGATCACCCTGTTCCCGCGTCCAGCCGACCTGAAGGCGCTCAAAGAAGATAAAGCTTTGAAGATGCCTGAGCAGGCCGGTTTCAACCTGGGCTATATCGCCTACAACGTGATGGACAAGGTCAAGGGCAGCAACGAGCCGAACCCGCTGGCCGATCTGCGCGTTCGTCAGGCGCTGGACATGGCCGTCAACAAGCCGCAGATCATCGACTCGGTTTATCAGGGCGCAGGCCAACTGGCCGTCAACGCCATGCCGCCGACTCAATGGTCCTACGACACCACCATCAAGGATGCCAAGTACGATCCTGAGAAAGCCAAGCAGTTGCTCAAGGAAGCCGGCGTCAAGGAAGGCACCGAAATCGTTCTGTGGGCGATGCCGGTACAGCGTCCGTACAACCCGAACGCCAAGCTGATGGCTGAAATGCTGCAGTCCGACTGGAAGAAGATCGGCCTGAACGTCAAGATCACCAGCTATGAATGGGGCGAGTACATCAAACGCTCCAAAGGCGGCGAGAACCAGGCGATGATCATCGGTTGGAGCGGCGACAATGGTGACCCGGACAACTGGCTCAACGTGCTGTTCGGCTGCGACTCGCTGAGTGGCAACAACTTCTCCAAATGGTGCGACAAGAAATTCGACGGCCTCGTCAAGGAAGCCAAACGCACCACCGATCAGGCCAAGCGCACCGAACTGTACAAACAGGCGCAACACGTCCTCAAAGATGCTGTTCCAATGACACCTATCGCTCACTCGACGGTGTTCCAACCCATGCGCGCCAACGTGCAGGACTTCAAGATCAGCCCATTTGGCTTGAACTCCTTCTACGGCGTCAGCGTCAGCAAATAA
- a CDS encoding OprD family porin, whose amino-acid sequence MKLSSTALLALAISSVTATAYAESQSQAFTPVTVKEKSAQSEATGFVEGQSITGSTRNWYANEQLKRGGKFAYKKDGVSTPTDRRINWVQGTIVKYNSGFTEGTVGFSTEVAAYNAIALDRDRKDLASNNGGAPTTRPGAGNNRTLTKEGGDAVGQWSKLGLANVKARISNTTLTAGRQNFSSPMVDVIGNRALPSSFEGVSLHSEELENLTFDLGTFDRNSPRTEQSQRKFRSEYGDTHAEADHVHTAGITYQPFASLTTSLWGTQAEDLWNQYYFGATHVLGDSQVLSLTTGLNYYKTVDEGKAKLGEIDNDTYSLSFGLTHQAHSLTFSYQEVNGNEYFDYLHETNGIYLANSLLSDFNGPNEKSFQIAYGLNMAEYGVPGLKFNIYQARGWGIDGTHYNSTGYTDVKAMDGEHHYEYGIGASYAVQSGPLKATAIRATYTAHRASENQADGSLNEFRLVTTIPFNIL is encoded by the coding sequence ATGAAACTGAGCAGCACCGCGTTATTGGCCTTGGCCATCAGCAGCGTGACCGCCACGGCTTACGCTGAATCCCAGAGCCAGGCTTTCACCCCGGTTACCGTGAAAGAGAAAAGTGCCCAAAGCGAAGCCACTGGCTTTGTCGAAGGCCAATCGATCACCGGTTCCACGCGTAACTGGTACGCCAACGAGCAGTTGAAACGCGGCGGCAAGTTCGCCTACAAGAAGGACGGTGTGTCGACCCCGACTGATCGTCGCATCAACTGGGTTCAGGGCACTATCGTCAAGTACAACTCCGGTTTCACTGAGGGTACTGTCGGCTTCAGCACCGAAGTTGCGGCTTACAACGCCATTGCCCTGGATCGTGATCGCAAAGACCTGGCCTCCAACAACGGCGGCGCACCGACCACGCGTCCTGGCGCGGGCAACAACCGTACGCTGACCAAGGAAGGCGGCGACGCCGTCGGCCAGTGGAGCAAACTGGGCCTGGCCAACGTCAAGGCCCGCATCTCCAACACCACGCTGACCGCCGGTCGTCAGAACTTCAGCAGCCCGATGGTCGATGTCATCGGTAACCGTGCCCTGCCTTCGAGCTTCGAAGGTGTGAGCCTGCACAGTGAAGAGCTGGAAAACCTGACCTTCGACCTCGGCACTTTCGACCGCAACTCTCCGCGTACCGAACAGAGCCAGCGCAAGTTCCGTTCCGAATACGGCGACACCCATGCCGAAGCCGATCACGTCCACACTGCCGGTATCACCTACCAGCCATTCGCCAGCCTGACCACCAGCCTCTGGGGCACCCAGGCCGAAGACCTGTGGAATCAATACTACTTCGGCGCTACCCACGTATTGGGTGACAGCCAGGTCCTGAGCCTGACCACCGGCCTGAACTACTACAAAACCGTGGACGAAGGTAAAGCCAAGCTCGGCGAAATCGACAACGACACCTACTCCTTGTCGTTCGGCCTGACCCACCAGGCCCACAGCCTGACCTTCTCGTACCAGGAAGTGAACGGTAACGAATACTTCGACTACCTGCACGAAACCAACGGCATCTACCTGGCCAACTCCCTGCTGTCGGACTTCAACGGCCCGAACGAGAAGTCCTTCCAGATCGCCTACGGCCTGAACATGGCCGAATACGGCGTGCCCGGCCTGAAGTTCAACATCTACCAGGCTCGCGGCTGGGGTATCGACGGTACTCACTACAACAGCACCGGCTATACCGACGTGAAGGCGATGGACGGCGAGCACCACTACGAATACGGCATCGGCGCTTCGTACGCGGTACAGAGCGGCCCACTCAAGGCCACCGCCATCCGCGCGACCTACACCGCGCACCGTGCCAGCGAAAACCAGGCCGATGGCAGCCTCAACGAGTTCCGTCTCGTGACCACCATCCCGTTCAACATTCTGTAA
- a CDS encoding ABC transporter permease subunit, protein MFSFIARRLGLLIPTFFGITLLTFALIRMIPGDPVEVMMGERRVDPEMHAQAMERLGLNKPLYAQYLDYIGKLAHGDLGESLRTRESVWTEFSSLFPATLELASAAMLFAGILGLLAGVIAALKRGSLFDHGVMGVSLAGYSMPIFWWGLILIMFFSVSLGWTPVSGRIDLLYDIEPRTGFMLIDTLLADDVGAFFDALHHLILPAIVLGTIPLAVIARMTRSSMLEVLREDYIRTARAKGLSPSRVVFVHGLRNALIPVLTVVGLQVGTLLAGAVLTETIFSWPGIGKWLIEAIGARDYPVVQNGILLIACLVILVNFVVDILYGFANPRIRHQR, encoded by the coding sequence ATGTTTAGTTTTATTGCCCGCCGATTGGGATTATTGATCCCCACGTTCTTCGGCATCACCTTGCTGACTTTCGCGTTGATTCGCATGATCCCTGGCGACCCCGTGGAAGTGATGATGGGCGAACGTCGGGTCGACCCCGAAATGCATGCTCAGGCAATGGAACGCCTAGGTCTGAACAAACCGCTGTATGCCCAATACCTGGATTACATTGGCAAACTGGCCCACGGCGATCTCGGCGAATCCCTGCGTACCCGTGAAAGCGTCTGGACCGAGTTCAGCTCTCTATTCCCCGCGACCCTGGAACTGGCCTCGGCCGCCATGTTGTTCGCCGGCATCCTGGGCCTTCTGGCCGGGGTGATCGCGGCACTCAAGCGAGGGTCCCTGTTCGACCATGGGGTAATGGGTGTCTCCCTGGCGGGATACTCGATGCCGATCTTCTGGTGGGGCCTGATCCTGATCATGTTCTTCTCGGTGAGCCTGGGCTGGACCCCGGTATCCGGGCGGATCGACCTGCTCTATGACATCGAGCCACGCACCGGCTTCATGCTCATCGATACGTTGCTGGCCGATGACGTCGGAGCGTTCTTCGATGCCCTGCATCACCTGATCCTGCCAGCCATCGTGCTCGGCACCATCCCGCTGGCGGTGATTGCGCGGATGACCCGTTCGTCGATGCTCGAGGTGCTGCGTGAAGACTACATCCGCACCGCCCGCGCCAAAGGCCTGTCGCCATCGCGCGTGGTGTTCGTGCACGGTCTGCGTAACGCACTGATTCCGGTACTGACGGTGGTCGGCCTGCAGGTCGGCACGCTGCTGGCCGGCGCGGTCCTGACCGAAACCATTTTCTCCTGGCCCGGCATCGGCAAATGGCTGATCGAAGCCATTGGCGCACGGGACTATCCCGTGGTGCAGAACGGCATCCTGTTAATCGCCTGCCTGGTGATTCTGGTCAACTTCGTAGTGGACATCCTCTACGGCTTTGCCAACCCACGCATCCGTCATCAGCGCTGA
- a CDS encoding ABC transporter substrate-binding protein yields the protein MERTTVKPLLLAFALATTASLAQTAQAATTLVYCSEASPAGFDPSQYTSGTDFDASAETVFNRLTQFKRGGTEVEPGLATKWDVSEDGLAYTFHLRDGVKFHTTDYFTPTRDFNADDVLFTFQRLLDPDNAFRKAYPAESPYFTDMGLNTTIKSIDKIDDHTVRFSLNNVDAAFVQNLAMSFASVQSAEYAAQLLKEGKAADLNQKPVGTGPFVFKRYQKDSQIRYAANKAYWKPEDVKLDNLIFSITPDAAVRLQKLKAGECQVSGYPRPADIEVMEKDPNLTVLKQAGFNLGFLAYNVTHPPLDQLKVRQALDMAIDKPAIIKAVYQSAGQLAQNALPPAQWSYDPTIKDAPHDPTKAKALLKEAGVAPGTTINLWAMTVQRASNPNARMSAQMIQQDWEKVGIKANIVSYEWGEYIKRAKNGEHDAMIYGWTGDNGDPDNWLGVLYSCAAVKGSNYAKWCDPAYDKLVQQAKVSTDKQQRVKLYQQAQQILKQQVPITPIANSTVFQPLRKEVTDFKISPFGLTPFYGVGINK from the coding sequence ATGGAAAGAACCACCGTCAAACCACTCCTGCTCGCATTCGCCCTCGCCACAACCGCATCACTCGCACAAACCGCCCAAGCCGCCACCACCCTGGTCTACTGCTCCGAAGCCAGCCCCGCCGGATTCGACCCCAGCCAATACACCAGCGGCACCGACTTCGATGCCTCGGCCGAAACCGTCTTCAACCGCCTCACCCAATTCAAACGCGGCGGCACCGAAGTCGAGCCCGGCCTGGCAACAAAATGGGACGTGTCCGAGGACGGCCTCGCCTACACCTTCCACCTGCGCGACGGCGTGAAGTTCCACACCACCGACTACTTCACCCCCACCCGCGACTTCAACGCCGACGACGTGCTGTTCACCTTCCAGCGCCTGCTCGACCCGGACAACGCCTTCCGCAAGGCCTACCCCGCCGAGTCGCCGTACTTCACCGACATGGGCCTGAACACCACGATCAAAAGCATCGACAAGATCGACGACCACACCGTGCGCTTCAGCCTGAACAACGTCGACGCCGCGTTCGTGCAAAACCTCGCCATGAGCTTCGCCTCGGTGCAGTCCGCCGAATACGCCGCCCAACTGCTGAAAGAAGGCAAAGCCGCCGACCTCAACCAGAAACCGGTCGGCACCGGCCCGTTCGTGTTCAAGCGCTACCAAAAGGACTCGCAAATCCGCTACGCCGCCAACAAGGCCTACTGGAAACCCGAGGACGTGAAACTCGACAACCTGATTTTCTCGATCACCCCGGACGCCGCCGTGCGTTTGCAGAAGCTCAAGGCCGGCGAGTGCCAGGTCAGCGGCTACCCGCGCCCGGCGGACATTGAAGTGATGGAAAAAGACCCGAACCTGACTGTGCTCAAGCAGGCTGGCTTCAACCTCGGCTTTCTCGCCTACAACGTGACCCACCCACCACTGGACCAGCTCAAGGTGCGTCAGGCGCTGGACATGGCCATCGACAAGCCGGCGATCATCAAGGCTGTCTACCAGAGTGCCGGGCAACTGGCGCAGAACGCCCTGCCACCGGCGCAATGGTCGTATGACCCGACCATCAAGGACGCGCCCCACGACCCGACCAAAGCGAAAGCGCTACTGAAAGAAGCGGGGGTTGCACCCGGCACCACAATCAATCTGTGGGCCATGACCGTACAGCGCGCCTCCAACCCCAATGCGCGGATGTCGGCACAGATGATCCAGCAGGATTGGGAGAAAGTCGGGATCAAGGCCAACATCGTCAGCTATGAATGGGGCGAATACATCAAGCGCGCCAAGAATGGCGAACATGACGCGATGATCTACGGCTGGACCGGCGACAACGGTGACCCGGACAACTGGCTCGGCGTGCTCTACAGCTGCGCTGCGGTGAAAGGTAGCAACTACGCCAAATGGTGCGACCCGGCCTACGACAAACTGGTGCAGCAAGCCAAGGTGTCCACGGACAAACAGCAGCGGGTCAAACTGTACCAACAGGCGCAGCAAATCCTTAAGCAACAAGTACCTATCACACCGATTGCCAACTCGACGGTGTTTCAGCCACTGCGCAAGGAAGTCACCGACTTCAAGATCAGCCCGTTCGGCCTCACACCGTTCTATGGCGTGGGTATAAATAAGTAA
- a CDS encoding DUF6124 family protein, translating to MDKLIPDPPFNTTTPNAEALRSEALLKDREAIKRALDYYLDPPKPYAAKPRRPSTMYLVAPDMDTESLLAQACESLASASVLASDFATNLIGPQRNTVLAIQQIIMLAELAVNRALDNVDPQA from the coding sequence ATGGATAAGTTGATCCCCGACCCACCCTTCAACACCACCACACCCAACGCCGAAGCTTTGCGTAGCGAAGCGCTACTCAAAGACCGCGAAGCGATAAAACGTGCGCTCGACTACTACCTCGATCCGCCCAAACCTTACGCCGCAAAACCTCGTCGCCCCAGCACGATGTACTTGGTTGCCCCTGACATGGACACCGAAAGTCTCCTGGCACAAGCCTGCGAGTCATTGGCCTCGGCCAGTGTCCTGGCCAGTGATTTCGCCACGAACCTGATCGGCCCGCAGCGCAACACCGTGTTGGCGATTCAACAGATCATCATGCTGGCGGAATTGGCGGTGAATCGGGCGTTGGATAACGTCGATCCGCAAGCGTAG
- a CDS encoding ABC transporter substrate-binding protein, whose protein sequence is MKMLPLRAAIAAALLSVAVGVSAKPLVVCTEASPEGFDMVQYTTAVTADAVAETIFNRLADFKPGTTEVIPALAESWDISEDGLTYTFHLRKGVKFHTTEYFKPTRDMNADDVVWSFQRQLDPNHPWHKLSSVGFPYFESMGFKELLKSVEKVDDNTVKFTLTRREAPFLADIAMAFSSIYSAEYADQLLKANKTGDLNNKPVGTGPFIFQRYAKDAQVRFKANPDYFRGKPPADALVLAIATDNNVRLQKLKANECQIALYPKPDDIPSIKKDTNLKVDELNAMTVSYVAMNTSRKYMSDVRVRKAIDIAFDKEAYVNALFGKGNATVAVNPYPDTLLGYNHKLTNPPHDLDKARALLKEAGVPDGTVFTLFTRNGGGPTNPNPMLGAQMMQADLAKVGIKVDIRVMEWGEMLKRAKNGEHDMVSAGWAGDNGDPDNFLTPMLSCEAAKNGENYARWCNEKFQTLIDEARAKVNPAERTALYEQAQAIFNQDQPWISMAHTRMFTAMRNNVEGYHISPLTTNNFATTQVK, encoded by the coding sequence ATGAAAATGCTTCCCCTACGAGCGGCCATCGCTGCCGCATTGCTGAGTGTCGCTGTTGGCGTCTCGGCCAAACCCTTGGTGGTCTGTACCGAAGCCAGCCCGGAAGGCTTCGATATGGTCCAGTACACGACTGCAGTCACAGCCGACGCAGTGGCCGAAACCATCTTCAATCGCCTGGCGGACTTCAAGCCCGGCACCACTGAAGTGATTCCGGCGCTGGCCGAATCCTGGGACATCAGCGAAGACGGCCTGACCTACACGTTCCACCTGCGCAAAGGCGTCAAGTTTCACACCACCGAATACTTCAAGCCGACCCGCGACATGAACGCCGACGACGTGGTCTGGAGCTTCCAGCGTCAGCTGGACCCGAATCACCCATGGCACAAGCTGTCGAGCGTGGGCTTCCCGTACTTTGAGAGCATGGGCTTCAAGGAACTGCTCAAAAGCGTAGAGAAAGTCGACGACAACACGGTCAAGTTCACCCTGACTCGCCGCGAAGCGCCGTTCCTGGCCGACATCGCCATGGCCTTCTCCTCGATCTACTCCGCCGAGTACGCCGATCAACTGCTCAAGGCCAACAAGACCGGCGACCTGAACAACAAACCGGTCGGCACCGGCCCATTCATCTTCCAGCGTTACGCCAAGGACGCTCAGGTCCGCTTCAAGGCCAACCCGGACTACTTCCGTGGCAAGCCACCGGCTGACGCGCTGGTCCTGGCGATCGCCACCGACAACAACGTGCGCCTGCAAAAACTCAAGGCCAACGAGTGCCAGATCGCGCTGTATCCGAAACCGGATGACATCCCGAGCATCAAGAAAGACACCAACCTGAAGGTTGATGAGCTGAACGCGATGACCGTCTCCTATGTCGCCATGAACACCTCTCGCAAGTACATGAGCGACGTGCGGGTGCGCAAAGCCATCGACATCGCGTTCGACAAAGAGGCTTATGTCAACGCGCTGTTCGGCAAAGGCAATGCGACGGTGGCGGTCAACCCGTACCCGGACACCCTGCTGGGCTACAACCACAAACTGACCAACCCGCCTCACGACCTCGACAAGGCTCGCGCCCTGCTCAAGGAAGCCGGTGTACCGGATGGCACCGTGTTCACCCTGTTCACCCGTAACGGCGGCGGCCCGACCAACCCTAATCCGATGCTCGGCGCGCAGATGATGCAGGCCGATCTGGCCAAAGTCGGGATCAAGGTCGATATTCGTGTCATGGAATGGGGCGAAATGCTCAAGCGCGCGAAAAACGGCGAGCACGATATGGTGTCCGCCGGTTGGGCGGGCGATAACGGCGACCCGGATAACTTCCTGACGCCTATGCTCAGTTGCGAGGCCGCCAAGAACGGCGAAAACTACGCTCGCTGGTGCAATGAAAAGTTCCAGACGCTGATCGACGAAGCACGGGCTAAAGTGAACCCGGCCGAACGCACGGCACTCTACGAACAGGCCCAGGCCATTTTCAATCAGGACCAGCCGTGGATCAGCATGGCGCACACCCGTATGTTCACTGCGATGCGCAACAACGTAGAGGGTTATCACATTAGCCCCCTCACCACTAATAACTTCGCCACCACCCAGGTGAAGTAG
- a CDS encoding ABC transporter permease subunit, whose amino-acid sequence MTTLTTPVAVDQSLLYPSPYKEFWQAFSRNKGAVAGLMFMLLVIFCAIFAPWVAPHNPSEQYRDFLLTPPSWLENGHIQFLLGTDELGRDLLSRLIHGSRLSLLIGLSSVVMSLIPGILMGLFAGFFPRVLGPTIMRLMDIMLALPSLLLAVAIVAILGPGLINTIIAIAVVSLPSYVRLTRAAVMGELNRDYVTAARLAGAGLPRLMFVTVLPNCMAPLIVQATLSFSSAILDAAALGFLGLGVQPPTPEWGTMLASARDYIERAWWVVSLPGLTILLSVLAINLMGDGLRDALDPKLKNAA is encoded by the coding sequence ATGACCACTCTCACTACACCGGTAGCAGTCGATCAAAGCCTGCTGTATCCGTCGCCCTACAAAGAATTCTGGCAGGCCTTTTCCAGGAACAAAGGGGCCGTCGCCGGCCTGATGTTCATGCTGCTGGTGATTTTCTGCGCGATCTTCGCCCCATGGGTCGCACCGCATAACCCGAGCGAACAGTACCGCGACTTCCTGCTGACCCCGCCCTCCTGGCTGGAAAACGGGCATATCCAGTTCCTGCTGGGTACCGATGAACTCGGTCGTGACCTGCTGTCGCGTTTGATTCACGGCTCGCGCCTGTCCCTGCTGATCGGTTTGTCATCGGTGGTGATGTCGCTGATTCCAGGCATCCTGATGGGACTGTTCGCAGGGTTCTTCCCGCGCGTGCTCGGCCCGACCATCATGCGTCTGATGGACATCATGCTGGCCCTGCCGTCCCTGCTGCTGGCGGTGGCGATTGTCGCCATCCTCGGCCCTGGCCTGATCAACACCATTATTGCCATCGCCGTGGTTTCGTTGCCGTCCTATGTTCGTCTGACCCGCGCCGCGGTGATGGGCGAATTGAACCGCGACTACGTGACCGCCGCGCGCCTGGCCGGTGCCGGTCTGCCTCGCCTGATGTTCGTCACCGTGCTGCCCAACTGCATGGCGCCGCTGATTGTTCAGGCCACCTTGAGTTTCTCCTCGGCGATTCTCGATGCCGCGGCACTGGGCTTCCTCGGCCTTGGCGTACAACCGCCAACCCCTGAGTGGGGCACCATGCTGGCTTCGGCTCGCGACTACATCGAACGCGCCTGGTGGGTGGTGAGCTTGCCTGGTTTGACCATTTTGCTCAGCGTGCTGGCAATCAACTTGATGGGCGACGGCCTGCGCGATGCGCTGGACCCGAAACTCAAGAACGCCGCCTGA